A window from Mycobacterium saskatchewanense encodes these proteins:
- a CDS encoding class I SAM-dependent methyltransferase, whose translation MRNPIVSQPLRKYWRQRGQVIGAFWDVDFLLFDAVLTMQIDNGVGGDLLEIGALYGKSAIVLGCRARPDEQVIVCDVFDEAAGEDTNVAENDESYSGLNREKFEEIYSRWVDRPPVVIAELSEHIVGRIAPGSLRFAHIDGSHLYGIVRMDIANTRTLLKDTGVVVMDDFRALHTPGVAAAVWEAVANDGLIPVCLSEQKFYGAWNADAAQVLREALTDWVIGHGDQLNCGVQEIAGASVLIIENPLPLTLQRRMQLLLPASFRDRRGKACRRPYLGVPPVPAR comes from the coding sequence ATGAGGAATCCGATTGTTTCTCAGCCCCTTCGAAAGTACTGGCGCCAGCGTGGCCAAGTAATCGGTGCTTTCTGGGATGTAGATTTTTTGTTGTTCGACGCGGTTCTGACAATGCAGATCGATAACGGTGTTGGGGGTGATTTGCTCGAGATCGGAGCGCTTTACGGCAAGAGCGCCATCGTGCTTGGGTGCCGCGCGCGGCCCGACGAGCAGGTGATCGTCTGCGACGTCTTCGATGAGGCCGCGGGCGAAGACACCAATGTCGCGGAAAATGATGAGTCGTACTCGGGGCTCAATCGAGAAAAGTTTGAAGAAATTTACTCGCGATGGGTGGATCGGCCGCCCGTTGTCATCGCTGAATTGTCCGAGCATATCGTCGGAAGAATCGCCCCTGGCTCTCTGCGTTTTGCGCATATCGACGGCAGCCATCTGTATGGCATCGTTCGCATGGATATCGCCAACACTCGTACGTTGTTGAAAGACACTGGCGTGGTCGTAATGGACGACTTCCGCGCCCTGCATACCCCGGGGGTAGCGGCCGCCGTCTGGGAAGCCGTAGCTAACGACGGTCTGATACCGGTATGTCTGTCCGAGCAGAAATTCTATGGCGCATGGAATGCCGACGCGGCACAGGTGCTACGTGAGGCGTTGACCGACTGGGTGATCGGACACGGTGACCAGCTCAATTGCGGGGTCCAGGAGATCGCCGGCGCGAGCGTACTGATTATCGAAAACCCCCTTCCATTGACTCTGCAGAGACGAATGCAACTCTTGTTGCCGGCATCGTTTCGCGATAGACGAGGCAAGGCATGCCGTCGACCATATCTTGGAGTCCCCCCGGTTCCGGCGCGGTAA
- a CDS encoding methyltransferase domain-containing protein, with amino-acid sequence MRQQMKDLFAQSAADAINQFNYVRLRMFHRHKYRSVVADQYGIEVGGPSALFKTVLPLYRYIRDLDGVNFSNDTVWEGTITAGQNFHYCDGKSGRQYISEATDLREIATEQYDFLLSSNCLEHVANPIKALVEWKRVIKPGGGLVLVLPNKVSNFDHRRPTTKFAHLLEDFTNDIGEDDLTHLDEILALHDLQRDPPAGDLEHFRERSLRNVENRTLHHHVFDVELIKDALSYVGFDMLNVTPTSSDFFALARKNSSVGPGTG; translated from the coding sequence ATGCGTCAGCAGATGAAGGATCTATTCGCGCAGTCGGCCGCCGATGCTATCAACCAATTCAATTACGTTCGCTTGCGGATGTTTCATCGCCACAAGTATCGGTCGGTGGTGGCAGACCAATACGGGATCGAAGTCGGTGGGCCGAGCGCGCTTTTCAAGACGGTGTTGCCGCTCTACCGCTACATCCGAGACCTCGACGGGGTCAACTTCTCCAACGATACCGTGTGGGAGGGAACCATCACGGCTGGGCAGAATTTCCACTACTGTGATGGCAAGTCGGGTCGCCAATACATCTCGGAGGCGACCGACTTGAGAGAAATAGCAACCGAGCAATACGATTTTCTTTTGTCATCGAACTGCTTGGAGCACGTCGCGAACCCCATCAAGGCGTTGGTGGAATGGAAGCGGGTAATCAAGCCGGGCGGTGGGCTGGTGCTGGTGCTGCCTAATAAGGTCAGCAACTTCGACCATCGACGCCCGACGACGAAGTTCGCGCATTTGTTGGAAGACTTCACCAACGATATCGGCGAAGACGACCTCACGCACCTAGATGAGATATTGGCGCTGCATGACCTGCAAAGAGATCCACCTGCAGGTGACCTCGAGCACTTCAGAGAACGAAGCTTGCGAAACGTCGAGAACCGAACACTCCATCACCATGTGTTTGACGTCGAGTTGATCAAAGATGCGTTGAGTTACGTGGGTTTCGACATGCTGAACGTCACGCCTACGTCATCCGACTTCTTCGCGCTGGCAAGAAAGAACTCGAGCGTCGGCCCCGGGACCGGATAA
- a CDS encoding rhamnan synthesis F family protein: MRIHRGQQPSHLAALRYRLRRNALRFISETHLELPPRPPAGAGTLVLFAHFDPQGIVDPYVVYYLKALHSLGAAILFVSGSPTLTPESVAPIRPLCAGIYTRHTLSLDFGSWHLGWCILQQHGWSLDQFDRFAVANDSVYGPLFPIEEMWSSFRGADMYGAIESLEQAPHLQSFFLAWDLNSRTRPMLNDFWRRFQYIVDKYKLIQRYELGLSERARRAGLTIKPFVSAAAIQAAYGRSPEHQWVSRFSGPPANNTLYFWDGLIEHLRFPFLKTILPRSNEPWHDSMPHLRDFIERHTDYPYALIESNVGRLGCGPSSWTKPATENTQ; encoded by the coding sequence ATGAGGATCCATCGCGGCCAGCAGCCCTCCCATCTGGCCGCACTGCGCTACCGTCTGCGCCGCAACGCCCTTCGTTTCATCTCCGAAACCCATCTGGAGCTTCCGCCCCGGCCACCGGCCGGCGCTGGCACTCTCGTGCTGTTCGCGCATTTCGATCCGCAGGGCATCGTCGACCCGTACGTCGTCTACTACCTGAAGGCGCTCCACAGCCTCGGGGCGGCAATCCTTTTCGTCTCCGGCTCACCGACCCTCACCCCGGAGTCGGTGGCTCCCATCCGACCGCTGTGTGCGGGCATTTATACCCGCCACACGCTCTCGCTCGATTTCGGCTCCTGGCACCTCGGTTGGTGCATCCTGCAACAACACGGATGGTCGCTTGACCAGTTCGACCGCTTCGCCGTTGCCAACGACAGCGTGTACGGCCCGCTCTTTCCCATCGAGGAAATGTGGAGCTCATTCCGCGGTGCGGACATGTACGGGGCGATCGAAAGCCTGGAGCAGGCGCCGCACCTTCAGTCCTTCTTCCTTGCGTGGGACCTGAATTCGCGCACTCGGCCTATGCTCAACGACTTCTGGCGGCGCTTTCAATACATCGTTGACAAGTACAAGCTGATCCAGCGCTACGAACTGGGCCTGTCCGAACGGGCCCGTCGCGCGGGGCTGACCATCAAGCCGTTCGTCTCCGCCGCCGCCATCCAGGCGGCATACGGCCGATCGCCGGAGCACCAGTGGGTGAGCAGGTTCTCCGGGCCGCCGGCCAACAACACGCTCTACTTCTGGGACGGCCTGATCGAGCACCTGAGGTTCCCCTTCCTCAAGACGATCCTGCCGCGCTCCAACGAGCCCTGGCACGATTCCATGCCGCACTTGCGGGACTTCATCGAGCGGCACACCGACTACCCGTACGCACTCATCGAATCGAACGTGGGCCGGCTCGGCTGCGGGCCATCGTCATGGACCAAGCCGGCCACCGAAAACACCCAGTGA
- a CDS encoding glycosyltransferase family protein: MYRWLVSLLIAVPVYGQHEYTHALVRDLEREGAEYLIVDNRGDYPRIGNERVTTPGKNLGWAGGSELGLRTAFSEGHSHAMTLNNDTRLSKGFVTGLLDPRLPADAGIVGPLTDEGFACAVTDEKPDAADYLPRPLYRTVAAVEGTALMMSRECWDAVGGMDLQTFGRYGWGLDLDLALRARKAGFGVYITEMAYINHFGGKTANTLFGSSRYAWGGRLAMLRGLIKLHGWRATWAMERVLRREDRWHKQVPRDYTTHRLQDDPARR; encoded by the coding sequence ATGTACCGTTGGCTCGTGTCGTTATTGATCGCCGTGCCGGTGTACGGCCAGCACGAATACACCCACGCGCTCGTCCGTGATCTGGAGCGCGAGGGCGCCGAGTACCTGATCGTCGACAACCGGGGCGACTATCCGCGGATCGGCAACGAGCGTGTCACCACACCCGGCAAGAACCTCGGCTGGGCGGGCGGAAGCGAGCTCGGGCTTCGGACCGCGTTCTCGGAGGGCCACTCCCACGCGATGACGCTCAACAACGACACCCGCCTGTCCAAGGGCTTCGTCACCGGCCTGCTCGACCCCCGCCTGCCCGCCGACGCCGGCATCGTGGGCCCGTTGACCGACGAGGGTTTCGCCTGCGCGGTCACCGACGAAAAGCCCGACGCCGCAGACTACTTGCCTCGACCCCTGTACCGGACAGTGGCCGCGGTCGAGGGCACGGCCCTGATGATGTCGCGCGAATGCTGGGACGCCGTCGGCGGAATGGACCTGCAGACCTTCGGACGCTACGGCTGGGGGCTCGACCTCGACCTGGCCCTGCGTGCCCGCAAGGCCGGATTCGGCGTGTACATCACGGAGATGGCCTACATCAACCACTTTGGCGGCAAGACCGCCAACACCCTGTTCGGGAGCTCACGCTACGCGTGGGGCGGCAGGCTCGCCATGCTGCGCGGCCTAATCAAGCTGCACGGTTGGCGCGCGACGTGGGCGATGGAGCGCGTCCTGCGCCGCGAAGACAGGTGGCATAAGCAGGTTCCGCGCGACTACACCACGCACCGGCTGCAGGACGACCCCGCTCGCCGCTGA
- a CDS encoding ABC transporter permease translates to MTAHPGIEGSLLTQSLVHAGRIVTRWRREPAALISSVAFPVVLLVVYKAVLGAQVYKATGIDSIYGLVPMCAVLAGMFGALGSAVGIPMERASGLLSRMWVLPIHRASAIAGRLIAEAARALVGTILVTAVGTTMGLRFAHGWITALAYILVPPLVVVGFTALVMTLAIRANGRAIVTYLAAGATSLVFVSSGATPVALFPDWARPFVRLQPMSPPIEVMRALAHDGPLLLPLALTFLWVVALIAVFLPLAVRGYRVAAQSCA, encoded by the coding sequence ATGACCGCGCATCCGGGTATCGAGGGCTCGCTTCTCACGCAGAGCCTGGTTCACGCTGGCCGGATCGTGACCCGGTGGCGCCGGGAACCGGCGGCGCTGATCAGCTCGGTGGCGTTCCCCGTGGTCCTGCTGGTGGTCTACAAGGCCGTGCTGGGTGCGCAGGTCTACAAGGCCACCGGCATCGACAGCATCTACGGCCTGGTCCCCATGTGCGCGGTGCTGGCGGGCATGTTCGGCGCCCTGGGGAGCGCCGTCGGCATCCCGATGGAGCGCGCGTCCGGGCTGCTCAGCCGGATGTGGGTGCTGCCGATCCACCGGGCCAGCGCGATCGCGGGCCGGCTCATCGCCGAGGCCGCCCGCGCGCTAGTGGGCACGATCCTGGTGACCGCCGTCGGAACGACCATGGGCCTGCGCTTCGCGCACGGCTGGATCACGGCCCTGGCCTACATCCTCGTCCCGCCGCTCGTGGTGGTCGGGTTCACCGCGCTGGTCATGACGCTGGCGATCCGCGCCAACGGCCGCGCCATCGTGACCTACCTGGCCGCCGGGGCCACTTCGCTGGTCTTCGTCAGTTCCGGCGCGACCCCGGTGGCCCTCTTCCCGGACTGGGCGCGGCCGTTCGTCCGGCTGCAGCCCATGTCGCCGCCCATCGAGGTGATGCGCGCCCTGGCCCACGACGGCCCGCTGCTGCTGCCGCTGGCGCTGACGTTCCTGTGGGTGGTCGCGCTGATCGCGGTGTTCCTTCCACTCGCCGTGCGCGGGTATCGGGTCGCCGCGCAGTCCTGCGCCTGA
- a CDS encoding ABC transporter permease translates to MTALAALTERSLLYTLRDGAIVFEVLVPVASLVGLTVATHGLIDTGRMTYPQYLLPAVVVQSMVMAAALTADRAGRDRIYGLGVRLRTLPIAAIVPVSARITATLVRAGIALAAAMTAGVVFGFRMTGGLGYGLAFVALALLLCLAVALGADALGSSKGSLEGTSQVLLVPQLVLILLSTGVAPEKTFPEWLRPFVRNQPVSQTAETLRGLSTGQVSFDHLAAGLGWCVGMLLVFGGITLRMQRRGR, encoded by the coding sequence ATGACCGCGCTGGCCGCCCTTACCGAACGATCGCTGCTGTACACGCTGCGCGACGGCGCGATCGTCTTCGAGGTGCTCGTACCCGTGGCGAGCCTGGTCGGGCTGACTGTGGCGACCCATGGCCTCATCGACACCGGCCGGATGACCTACCCGCAATATCTGTTGCCCGCCGTGGTCGTCCAGTCGATGGTCATGGCCGCGGCGCTCACGGCCGACCGCGCGGGCCGCGACCGCATCTACGGCCTGGGCGTGCGCCTGCGGACTTTGCCGATCGCCGCCATAGTGCCGGTCAGCGCCCGGATCACGGCCACCCTGGTCCGGGCCGGCATCGCGCTGGCGGCGGCCATGACGGCCGGGGTCGTGTTCGGCTTCCGGATGACCGGTGGGCTCGGTTACGGGCTGGCTTTCGTCGCTCTCGCGCTGCTGCTGTGCCTCGCGGTGGCGCTCGGCGCCGACGCGCTGGGGTCCAGCAAGGGCAGCCTCGAGGGCACCAGCCAGGTGCTGCTGGTCCCCCAGTTGGTGCTGATCCTGCTGTCGACGGGAGTCGCACCGGAGAAGACTTTTCCTGAGTGGTTGCGCCCGTTCGTGCGCAACCAGCCCGTATCGCAGACCGCCGAGACGCTGCGCGGTCTGTCGACCGGGCAAGTATCGTTCGATCATTTGGCGGCCGGCTTGGGGTGGTGTGTGGGGATGTTGCTTGTGTTCGGCGGGATAACGCTGCGGATGCAGAGGCGCGGCCGATGA
- a CDS encoding ATP-binding cassette domain-containing protein: MGQFAVEVDGLTKTFGGTPALRGVNFSVPAGTVCAVLGHNGAGKTTTINILSTLIRPTAGRALVAGYDVVRQPAQVRASIGITGQFTAMDPLLTGRENLVLFGRMRGLSRHRAKARADELIGQFDLVAAADRRVSTYSGGMWRRVDLASALVVTPKVLFLDEPTTGLDPRSRRDVWALVNSLREQHVTVLLTTQYLEEADVLSDSIVVIDHGQVIASGTAAELKRKAGASYCEVTPADPAHLPQVLEVLAGLDGIDLDADTNSISVLAQDGVTTLGEVFRRLDAAGIELADISLRKPSLDEAFLHLTKQPVARS, from the coding sequence GTGGGCCAATTTGCGGTTGAGGTCGATGGCCTCACGAAGACATTTGGGGGAACGCCCGCGCTGCGTGGGGTGAACTTCTCGGTTCCGGCCGGGACGGTGTGCGCCGTCCTCGGGCACAACGGCGCCGGCAAGACGACGACGATCAACATCCTGTCCACGCTGATCAGGCCCACCGCGGGCCGCGCGTTGGTGGCCGGATACGACGTCGTCCGTCAGCCGGCGCAGGTACGCGCGAGCATAGGGATAACAGGGCAGTTCACCGCGATGGACCCGCTGCTCACGGGCCGGGAGAACCTGGTGCTGTTCGGGCGGATGCGGGGGCTCAGTCGCCACCGGGCGAAGGCCCGCGCCGACGAGCTGATCGGCCAGTTCGACCTGGTCGCGGCCGCCGACCGGCGGGTTTCGACGTATTCCGGCGGCATGTGGCGGCGCGTGGACCTTGCGAGCGCGCTGGTGGTGACACCCAAGGTGCTCTTCCTCGACGAGCCGACGACCGGGCTGGACCCGCGGAGCCGCCGCGACGTGTGGGCCCTGGTCAACTCGCTGCGGGAGCAGCACGTGACAGTGCTGCTCACCACGCAGTACCTCGAAGAGGCCGACGTGCTGAGCGACTCGATCGTCGTCATCGACCACGGCCAGGTGATCGCCAGCGGCACGGCGGCGGAGCTCAAGCGGAAGGCGGGCGCCAGCTACTGCGAGGTGACCCCCGCCGACCCGGCTCATCTGCCGCAGGTCTTGGAGGTGCTCGCCGGGCTCGACGGCATCGACCTCGACGCCGACACCAACTCGATCTCCGTGCTCGCCCAGGACGGGGTGACGACGCTGGGTGAGGTGTTCCGTCGGCTCGACGCGGCCGGCATCGAGCTGGCCGACATCTCGCTGCGAAAGCCCTCGCTCGACGAGGCGTTCCTGCACCTCACGAAGCAACCCGTCGCCCGGTCATGA